Proteins encoded within one genomic window of Procambarus clarkii isolate CNS0578487 chromosome 31, FALCON_Pclarkii_2.0, whole genome shotgun sequence:
- the LOC138370188 gene encoding MAGE-like protein 2, which translates to MFYSVPVCRSSVHPVTGSSNTFQDSWIVPYLFLILPPEGRCPSPAVVVARTPSPAVVVARTPSPAVVVARTPSPAVVVARTPSPAVVVARTPSPAVVVARTPSPAVEVAKTPSPAVVVARTPSPAVVVARTPSPAVVVARTPSPAVVVAKTPSPAVVVAKTPSPAVEVAKTPSPAVEVAKTPSPAVEVAKTPSPAVEVARTPSPAVVVAKTPSPAVEVAKTPSPAVEVAKTPSPAVEVAKTPSPAVEVAKTPSPAVEVAKTPSPAVEVVKTPSPAVEVAKTPSPAVVVARTPSPAVVVAKTPSPAVVVARTPSPAVVVAKTPSPAVVVARTPSPAVVVAKTPSPAVVVATYQWSNLR; encoded by the coding sequence ATGTTctacagtgttccagtgtgtcgcTCTTCCGTCCATCCCGTCACTGGTTCCAGCAACACTTTCCAGGACTCCTGGATCGTTCCTTATCTCTTCTTAATACTGCCTCCAGAAGGACGCTGTCCATCCCCAGCTGTTGTAGTAGCCAGGACACCATCACCAGCTGTTGTAGTAGCCAGGACACCATCCCCAGCTGTTGTAGTAGCCAGGACACCATCACCAGCTGTTGTAGTAGCCAGGACACCATCCCCAGCTGTTGTAGTAGCCAGGACACCATCCCCAGCTGTTGTAGTAGCCAGGACACCATCCCCAGCTGTTGAAGTAGCCAAGACACCATCCCCAGCTGTTGTAGTAGCCAGGACACCATCACCAGCTGTTGTAGTAGCCAGGACACCATCACCAGCTGTTGTAGTAGCCAGGACACCATCACCAGCTGTTGTAGTAGCCAAGACACCATCACCAGCTGTTGTAGTGGCCAAGACACCATCCCCAGCTGTTGAAGTAGCCAAGACACCATCCCCAGCTGTTGAAGTAGCCAAGACACCATCCCCAGCTGTTGAAGTAGCCAAGACACCATCCCCAGCTGTTGAAGTAGCCAGGACACCATCACCAGCTGTTGTAGTAGCCAAGACACCATCACCAGCTGTTGAAGTAGCCAAGACACCATCCCCAGCTGTTGAAGTAGCCAAGACACCATCCCCAGCTGTTGAAGTAGCCAAGACACCATCACCAGCTGTTGAAGTAGCCAAGACACCATCACCAGCTGTTGAAGTAGCCAAGACACCATCACCAGCTGTTGAAGTAGTCAAGACACCATCCCCAGCTGTTGAAGTAGCCAAGACACCATCCCCAGCTGTTGTAGTAGCCAGGACACCATCACCAGCTGTTGTAGTAGCCAAGACACCATCCCCAGCTGTTGTAGTAGCCAGGACACCATCCCCAGCTGTTGTAGTAGCCAAGACACCATCCCCAGCTGTTGTAGTAGCCAGGACACCATCCCCAGCTGTTGTAGTAGCCAAGACACCATCCCCAGCTGTTGTAGTAGCCACATATCAGTGGAGCAACCTAAGGTGA